The Rhodothermales bacterium genomic sequence ATCCGCAGGCTCTGCGGAGTTATCTCGATCAACTCGTCCTCTCGAATGAACTCGATGGACTCCTCGAGCGACATACGTCGTGGCGGCACGATCTTCTCGAACGAGTCCGCCGCCGCCGCCCGCATGTTCGTCAGCTTCTTCTCCTTCGTGATATTCACGTCGAGATCGGCATCCCGACCGTTCTCGCCAACGATCATGCCGCTGTACACTTCGTCGGTCGGCGCCACGAAAAGCTCGCCCCGGTCCTGCAAGTTGATCGCGGCGTAACCGGTCACTTTGCCGGTGCGGTCAGCGACAAGCGCCCCCGTAACACGATGTACGATGTCGCCGGACCACGGTCGGTAGTCAGCGAAGAGGTGCGTCAGGATGCCGGTTCCCTTGGTGTCGGTCATGAACTCTGTTCGATAGCCGATCAGTCCACGACTCGGGATTTCGAATTCGAGACGTACCCGCCCCGAGCCATGGTTCACCATCTTCGTCATGATCCCCTTGCGTGTGCCGAGCTTCTGGACCACGACGCCCATATAATCCTCGGCAACGTCGATCAAGGCCGTTTCATACGGTTCGTGAATCTTGCCCCCGACGGTCTTCTGGATAACCTGCGGCATACCCACCGAGAACTCATATCCCTCGCGGCGCATCTGTTCGATCAAAATGGCCATCTGGAGCTCGCCCCGACCAAACACAACAAACCGGTCGGCGGCACCCGTTTCTTCTACACGAATGGCGAGGTTATTCGCGATCTCTTTCATCAGGCGATCCCGGAGGTTACGCGAAGTAACGAACTTCCCCTCGCGACCGCTGAAGGGCGAATCGTTTACACGAAACTCCATGGACATGGTCGGCTCGTCGACATGGAGCGGCGTGAGCGGCGTGGGATTCTCGCCGTCCGCGATACTCTCACCGAGACCGATTCCCGTCATGCCGGCAACAGCTACGATGTTTCCCGGCCCGGCCTCATCCACCTCGACACGATCAAGGCCTTCGTAAACGTATAGCGCCGTGATCGACGCAGCGGTGAGTGATTCGTCGCGATGACACAGCGTTACCGGCTTTCGATTCTGTAGCGTGCCCTGCATGACGCGACCGATCGCCAGCGGTCCACGGTAAGGGTCCGGCTGTACATTCGTTACAAGCACCTGCAGCGACGCCGACCCGTCACCAACCGGTGCCGGAATCGTTTCGATTATCGCCTCGAACAGCGGCTCGAGGTCGGTCAGCTCACCGTCCGCGTCACGAGTACATTTCCCGTCACGGGCTACCGCATAGATCACCGGGAACTCGATCTGCTCATCCGAAGCATCGAGATCAATGAACAGGTCGTAGATCTCGCTCAACACCTCCTGCGGGCGTGCATCCTGTCGATCGATCTTGTTGATGACGACAATCGCAGGAAGATTCAGCTCAAGCGCCTTGGTCAACACGAAACGCGTCTGCGGCAGTGGTCCCTCGGCCGCATCCACGAGCAGCATGATGCCGTCCACCATTCGCAGGGTACGCTCCACCTCACCGCCGAAGTCGGCATGGCCGGGCGTATCGACAATGTTGATCTTGACTTCCCCGTGCCTGACGGCCGTGTTCTTTGCCATGATCGTGATGCCCTTTTCGCGCTCGAGATCCATCGAGTCCATCACGCGCTCCTGGACATCCTGGTTATCTCGGAAGGTACCGCTCTGCCACAGCATGGCATCGACCAGGGTGGTCTTGCCATGATCAACATGAGCGACGATGGCGATATTTCTCAGACTAAACACGTTCGGAGCCAGGTAAAGTGTGCAAAAGAGACCGTCAAAGACCGGCGACACCAGAACGTTCCGTCGTCACACATTCTTGGTGGAGGCCAGGTGTCCGAGCGCACCAGAGGGCGCACGGCTACACGGCATACAGGTAAATGGCCACGAAATGGCACGCCGAGCCAGCCAGAACAAAGAGGTGCCAGACAAAGTGACCGAAAGGAACTTGATCTCTCGCATAGAAGAAGACGCCAACCGTGTATGCGATTCCACCCGCTGCGAGCCAGAAGAACCCCCAACCCGGCAACACCGACCACAGAGGCTTGATCGCCACTACGACCAACCAGCCCATGCCGAGATACACTGCATTCGAGACGATGGGATAACGCGCTCCGAAAAGCAGCTTCAGAATAATTCCGGCCAGGGCCAGGCTCCAGATCGTGCCGAACAAGGCCCAACCCCAGCCGCCCCGAAGCACACCCAGCGTAAACGGCGTGTAGCTGCCAGCGATCATCAGGAAAATCGCCATGTGATCGAACACGCGAAGCACACGCTTGGCCCGGCTGTGCGGCAGCGCGTGATAAAGCGTCGACGTGAGATACAGCAGCAGCGTGGCAGCGCCAAACACACACACTCCTACGAGACCCGCCACATCACTCCTTTGCACGACGGCCCAGATCAGAATCGGAACTGCAACCACAGCCGCCAGAAAACCAATGCCGTGACTGACCGCGTTGGCGATTTCCTCGGCCCGCGTCTGTAATCTTTCCGAAGTAGTAAGCACGTTCGACCGGCCGTCCCGGATTGTGACAGTGTGAAGCAATCCGGTAAACCCCCTATGTCTCCGAATGCTCCGGCTTAACGTCCTTCCAGTTCCACCACTTCAACAACTCCGGGTCGTGCACGTCGCATTCGACTGGCATCGCACCGGTGCCCCTGTGCAGCTCAATACGATCGTCTGCTACGCTGTACAAGCCACAGATACGCGAGTGACGATCAGAGCGCGTCAACGAATCCGTTGTGCGCCGGGCCTGGAACGAAGTTGTCGTCGAAGAGCAACGGCCACTCCGGATTACCCCAGAAGTCTATCAGCCAGCTCTCCGAATGCCGAACACCCCACACCGTCACCGCGAAACGCTTGTCTGACGGTAGCGCATTGAAGGCCTCGATCACCTGGCGCGTGCGAACTCTCTGCGCCGCTTCACGCGCGGAGGTTGGAGCAGACAGATCGCCATCAGGATTGATACGGATGTCAAGCTCTGAAATGTGAACCTGGAGATCTCGCTGCACGATTTCATTCATGGTGCTCACAATGTCCGACATCGCAGGGAACGAATAGGTGATGTGCATCTGCAAGCCTACTCCGTGGATCGGAACACCTCGGGATTGCAGGTCATCGACCATCTGAAACGCGGCACTTCGTTTTGCAGCGTCCCACGTCAGTCCGTAGTCGTTGTATAAGAGCAGGGCGTCCGGATCCGCATCATGAGCGAACGCAAAGACCTTGGCGATATAGTCCGGACCCATGCGGCGTCGGAACACGCTGTTGCGCAACGCGCCGGAATTGTCCTCAAACGCCTCATTGACGACGTCCCAGCTTACCACCGAATCCTTGTAACGTTGAACAACCGTGGTGATGTATGTGCGAACCGCATCCTCAAACTGCGTATCCGTGCCCGCAAAATTCTCAAGCCACGCCGGCACCGTCGAATGCCACAGCAGCGCGTGACCGTGAACCTTCATCCCGTTCGCAGTGGCGAACGCGACGAGCGCATCGGCACCATCCCAGTCATACTGATTCGGCCCGACGGACATCGGGTTCATCTTCATTTCCCACTCTGCCGTGAGTTGATCGAACGTGTAGACCACATTCTCGCGATGATCAACAAACGGGATCAGTTCGGACTTGAATGCGACCCCGACCCCGTACGGCGCCAGCGCTTTCAGGGATGGATAATCGAAGGCTGGATCATCGGTATTATCGTCGATCGGATCCGCGCCGCAGCCCGCGAACAGCAAGACAAGTAAGAGACTGACCGACCGGTTCATACATGCGGGGTGTCGTGTGGGAGGATCGTAAGAGGCCGGGGTGCCAACGCAGGCAGTAGTTATCAGTTGGGAAACACAGCGACTGCGAGACGCCCGATGAAACGCCGGACCGACTATTTCCCGCCGAGCGCCTACAAATGGGGACGAGTCATTCACAGCCCGCGCACGCCCCACCGGGTCGCTTCGACCCAAACGCTCTGTCGATTCTCCCGCCTCAGTGCTGGCCGCACCCGCCCATCCCGCAGCCGCAGGATGGCCCTGCCGACACCGGCTGCGACGATGAGCCTGATCCAACGAATGCGGCTGAGAACTTGCGATCTGTCTCCCCGGACTCACAGAGTGGGCAACTCGTATCTAGTCCCGACTCATATTCAGCAATGGTAGCCTTCAATTCGAAGGGCGTCCCGCAATCTCTGCAGGCGTATTCGTATGTGGGCATAATCGATCGACGATGTTTGCGTAACACCGGAATGGAACCGCACGCCGAATCAAAGGATCCATTTCCTTCACGCGATCACGGAGCACCTG encodes the following:
- the typA gene encoding translational GTPase TypA gives rise to the protein MVSPVFDGLFCTLYLAPNVFSLRNIAIVAHVDHGKTTLVDAMLWQSGTFRDNQDVQERVMDSMDLEREKGITIMAKNTAVRHGEVKINIVDTPGHADFGGEVERTLRMVDGIMLLVDAAEGPLPQTRFVLTKALELNLPAIVVINKIDRQDARPQEVLSEIYDLFIDLDASDEQIEFPVIYAVARDGKCTRDADGELTDLEPLFEAIIETIPAPVGDGSASLQVLVTNVQPDPYRGPLAIGRVMQGTLQNRKPVTLCHRDESLTAASITALYVYEGLDRVEVDEAGPGNIVAVAGMTGIGLGESIADGENPTPLTPLHVDEPTMSMEFRVNDSPFSGREGKFVTSRNLRDRLMKEIANNLAIRVEETGAADRFVVFGRGELQMAILIEQMRREGYEFSVGMPQVIQKTVGGKIHEPYETALIDVAEDYMGVVVQKLGTRKGIMTKMVNHGSGRVRLEFEIPSRGLIGYRTEFMTDTKGTGILTHLFADYRPWSGDIVHRVTGALVADRTGKVTGYAAINLQDRGELFVAPTDEVYSGMIVGENGRDADLDVNITKEKKLTNMRAAAADSFEKIVPPRRMSLEESIEFIREDELIEITPQSLRMRKRYLDPHERKRHMLGKMETA
- a CDS encoding hemolysin III family protein, which encodes MLHTVTIRDGRSNVLTTSERLQTRAEEIANAVSHGIGFLAAVVAVPILIWAVVQRSDVAGLVGVCVFGAATLLLYLTSTLYHALPHSRAKRVLRVFDHMAIFLMIAGSYTPFTLGVLRGGWGWALFGTIWSLALAGIILKLLFGARYPIVSNAVYLGMGWLVVVAIKPLWSVLPGWGFFWLAAGGIAYTVGVFFYARDQVPFGHFVWHLFVLAGSACHFVAIYLYAV
- a CDS encoding cellulase family glycosylhydrolase, with the protein product MNRSVSLLLVLLFAGCGADPIDDNTDDPAFDYPSLKALAPYGVGVAFKSELIPFVDHRENVVYTFDQLTAEWEMKMNPMSVGPNQYDWDGADALVAFATANGMKVHGHALLWHSTVPAWLENFAGTDTQFEDAVRTYITTVVQRYKDSVVSWDVVNEAFEDNSGALRNSVFRRRMGPDYIAKVFAFAHDADPDALLLYNDYGLTWDAAKRSAAFQMVDDLQSRGVPIHGVGLQMHITYSFPAMSDIVSTMNEIVQRDLQVHISELDIRINPDGDLSAPTSAREAAQRVRTRQVIEAFNALPSDKRFAVTVWGVRHSESWLIDFWGNPEWPLLFDDNFVPGPAHNGFVDAL
- a CDS encoding zinc ribbon domain-containing protein, whose protein sequence is MPTYEYACRDCGTPFELKATIAEYESGLDTSCPLCESGETDRKFSAAFVGSGSSSQPVSAGPSCGCGMGGCGQH